GAAGCCCAGGGCAGCCGGAGTCTCGGCAGCTGCTTCTGCCAGATGCTCCCTGGGAGCTGGGTCGTCCCTCCTCCCAAGGAGGCCCAGCCTATCCTTGACCTTAATTTTGTCAGGTTGCAACAAAGAGGAGAGTTCTTTTAGTTGTGTTGATCGTCAGTGCAAGGAgtcaaaaaagaaaggggggatattCTAAAAGACTTCGGTGACTATCTGAGAATGTGGGTCCTGAGTGAATTGACAAGGAATATTCTTGACAAAGTTTAGGTTCTGTTAGTTTGATATCCAAATGAAcaactgcaaaaaatatatataaccagtTGTCAAATGGTTAACACAAAAGTTTTTAGTGCTGAATTTGTGattaaataaaacttgatttcCTTGAAGGTGACTAAAGTggttaaaatgttattaaatgctCATATACACGCATTACTAAGGATATAATGACCATCTCCCCACCCTCCACTCCCAAGCCTTTAAATTAGGGTGGTTCTGTGATTCTCAGTCTTGGTAATACCAGAGGGCTTGCTGAAGCACAAACTGCTGGATCCCCCTTCCCTCAGCATTTCTGATTCAGCACTTTGAAgtggggcctgagaatctgcatttccaccaagtTTCCCAGGTCTGCTGGTCTGAGGACCACACTTGGAGAAACCCTGAGATAGCTGATCATGTTTGAAGGTGGATTGATGTGGGGAAGCTGGTCTCCCCAGAATTGGCAAACGGCCTGCAAAAGATGGGAGTCAGTGTGGACAGGTCAGCTATGTCAGATCCGGTCATGCATGACTAAGGGAAACAGGATGGGGATGGTATGCATGCATGCCCCCTTTATATAACTGATAATGTTACCCCCCACTTTTTGTAGTCATGGCTTGGGGCCACTTTTGTGTGATTTTACTATAAAACACCTGCGCACGGCCTCAGATTGCTGCTGCTACTATGGTTGCCACTGTTGCGGCTGCCCCAGCTGCCCAAAGCGCCTTGTGTCTGTTTCCACCTCCCTGCCCCTTCTGCACCTGCAGCCTCCATCTCTTGGCTCTGAGCTCCAACCCAGAGCCGATAAGAGAGTCCCTCTTAAATCGGTGTTTAGTGATTTGTAGTGGGCCTTATCTGGGGTGGTGCTGCAAGTGTGCAGATGTTGGTGATTAGGGAATTTAGGGTAAGGCCCCAATCACAGAGTTGAAGGGActgggaatggagggagggaagagctgAGAGATACACAAGAAGGAAATGGGAGTGAAAGGCAGATTGAGGGATTCAAGTGAGAGGGAGAAACCCAACCTGACACCGACTTCATGGCCATATGAAGTGATTGCTTCATTGAGTTTGATCGCTGAGGTGGTGACAAGAGCTGTACCTAAAACAGATGGATAAGCCCCGGCAGGTTTGATTGTAGTCCCTTCTGTATTAAACAGAAGAAATGGACATGTTCTTTGAACTTTCATAATGATATTCACTTTCCTTGACAGTGTATATTAGTCGCCAGATGGGGAATGCTTTCTTTTGGGCAAATAAGGTCATAAAGGTAAGCTGTGATAATTAAATGaccacatttcttttattttattgctatgtTTGGAATCTAAGTTGAACAGGAGATGTACACAGCCTTTTCTTCCTCAGCATGCTCAGACATGATTTTTGATGTCTAAGTTCCCATGGAAATATCAAGGCAGAAAAggacacaacttttttttttttttttttttttaagctagaggagaggaggcaaagctagactcctgcatgggcccctaCCGTGATCCAACcggaaagcccaccagggggcaatgctctgttgcaacaggagtcattttttagtgcctgaggaggaggccatggagccatcctcagtgccagaggccaaCTTCCTAGAGCCAATTGAactatggctgtggaaggggaagagaaaaagagaaagagagagagagagagagagagagaaagagagagagagagagagagagagagagagagagagatgggagaggggtggagaactagatggtcgcttctactgtgtgccctgaccaggaatcaaacctgagacatccacacaccgggctgacatgctaccattgagccagctggccagggcaggacaCAGCTTTTAAAGCCAATTTTTTCATTCCACTTGATTGTAattatttaacatattattttgattttaaaaattaaaatcttgccGTATATAGGTGGATAATATATGATCGTGAAGTCCTGGGGATTTCCCTTCCACCTACGATCACTCGCAAAAGGATGCCCAAGTTtatatttctaaagcctatttaaaaaataactttttttccagTACAATAGCAGTAAATAGGAATTAtgattcctctttttctatgAAATGCCAATCATTACAGAAATAGTATTAAAATTCCCAAATACCTCTATGATAGCAATATtcaggaaataatattttatggtaaacatttttaataaacagCAGCATAAAATAATCAGTGTTTAATATCATCTCTGGTGTGTGAAATACAAATGCATATATCCTTAATATAAAATAGCCTTTTGTTGTTACAATTCCATGCTTGTCTATTTTAAATGCCCATAATAACAAATCAAACATTAAGTAATACAGTGATTAAATGCATGcagtgaaaataagaaaagatatgGTAGGGCAAGATATCTGAATATTGCcattatatatttgaagaaattctatatcaagttaaaaacaaataaacaaaggaaacaaggaaacagaccatatataaaaatgcaaagataTATTTTCACTTCTGTGATACAACCATAAACAATAGTTTTgtgcaaaaaagggaaaagatcTGAAAATAAAGtcatcttgcaaaaaaaaaaacattgtcaaCAAAGCAAAAggtatttttcagtttgtgagaaaatactattttaatacaAAAGGGACTGTATTACGTAGTATCACAGTgctattataaaatacattattacaaGTGGTTTTGGAAATTTAGTTTGTTCACCTTAATGACctcagaaattataaaatgtttaaaataaatgttttagttctttataaaaaactaacttgaatttattattttttttaaccatagcAATGTTTTTCCAGAGTAGGTATTTTACTGGCTCATGGGATGCTAATTTCCCTTTAAGGGACTCCTTAAAAAGCTCAGATTCACTGAAATTgtgtttacttaaaataaatattcttggaAAACAATTGATTGTCGTATGATATACAAAATTGCAGTTTGAATCTTCATTATTAAACAGTTGCATAGCAACAAAAGGATACAAATATTCTCCTCTACCTAAAGTTAAGAAATGTAACTTCTGAATCAGCTTATTTATGCCACAAAACTATgtcttaatttatttcttaataaatttggATATAGTCAATTCTTTTAAGTTTGCAATACCTATAACTCCATGTTTGTTGTCTGAAGATTCAGTGTTTGGGAAAATTGCAATATATTTTGGTAAATATATTTCCTTGATTTATCATCCtaattatcattatatatattattaaatcagAATATCAATGTGCTTCTAATTCTCTTACATTCTCATCAAATATCATTTCCAGGAATGTTTATCCAGTAAGTCTCTttagttgtaaaaattaaaaaatgagacttGGAGATGTTGTTCTTAGAATAAAGGAGttattttttaacaagagaaaaatcaaCCATAACATTCATTTCTGTATAGAACTTGAAACTCATTCATAGGAATTCTAAACTTGGCAAAAGATGGCTAACAGGAAAATGGCGTGAGATGCACATTTGATCCCTTCCTCTAACTAAAGCAAAAATGATCatattgcttctattttttcAGCTTAAAAAATTCAGTTCATGGTAATCTTTGAAGTGACAACTCGgtacttgggttttttttttctttttttaatattgtaaatattttacaaaatagaatTCATAGTCTTTGGATCCCAACTAATCCTATGAATAAATTGTCATAACCCTTGGTgctgaaataaaatctaaacatttccagatcagggaaaaaaaaagtgagagaaactTTAAATTAACTTGCTATTGGTGTCACAGAGTTTCCTATTTCCCCAGAGTCCACTGACCAACTCCTAGGCAGAAAGTGGCAAGCACTGACCTGCTCGTCTGAAGCCACATCTCTATTCTTCAATGTTATTGGTCCAGGGAAGCTCCCGCAAGGCTGTCCCCATGGGAACCCTGTTCCTCTCCCATGGATGCTGATAAGGCCGAGGGGCCATTTTCCTGACTGTGCTTCCTTTGGTGCCTCATTTCTAATGCAACAAAATAAACTATCACTATCAACCAATAATCAATTCCAACATTCCAACATCCACATCTAGCCTTCTTACAGTCTGATGCCCTGTGTTATTTCAAGGGCTTGTGTAAACACACTGCggagaaagaaaatgtagaaaaggCCTTCATGATCAGCAGAGGAGATTCACAAAGAGCCGCACTCTGCACCTTCCCAAGAAGCCCCACTGTGTAGAAGGCTTCAAGGGAACTTACACTTGTCCTATGGCTCATTTCCATCTGGATTTCAAATCTGGCCTAAGGTTTCCTCATTGATTCTGAACATCACTTCCATACAAAGATGCAGAGTCTAAATAGAATCAACATAATTCCTGAACATATGTCCTGAAGAAAAGACAGCAGGTAGACAAATGCTATGGTATATACATTTTGGGGAGAGACCAGTCATGGTGACCAAAGGTGAAATACACAAAGCACCAtttgacttttcctttttggTTTGATGCTTAATCACAAGGATCTTTTCCTCTTCACTGGTTTATAGGTTTCAGTACTTTGAAACCAGTTGTACTAATCCCAATGCCATGGCATACACCTTGACGAGGCCTTAATCCCACAATGTCTCTTTCTGGCTGGTGTCTGCCCTGCTTGGTAAGACACAATTAAACTTCACAGAAGATACTTGTTGCAAAATCTGCTCAATGAGAACCtcactttaataaaaacatttgaataTAAATCTTTTCTACGGCTTTCTAGTTTTTCCTGTTTACCACATTTACAAAAGTTGTGCCTTTTATAATTCTGCAGAAATCATAGATTCGGTGTGTCCATGAATATTGGAGTCTCCTAGCAAAGATGGTTGCTTTGAGTCTGTTTTGTATGGTTTTTGAGATTTGTTGCCAAAGACGGTAATACCCATTCCACCAGGATGATTTGGGATTGACATGTGTGGTAGTAAAGGAATATTTGCTTCCTGATTGGATCCTGATGAGGGCAAGCTGGTCACATGGCCAGTGCTAGTCGACCCACTGGCACTGCTTGGGGACCGGCTCTTTGGAGGCGGGCAATGCTGAATCACTCTGGGGGGACCTGTTGGCTGATAGTGGGCAGCTGGAAACGCTGCATATCCAGGAGGTATTGGGTATCCATTGATGGGGATGAATCTCTGGTTCTGAGGTATTGGTGGGCCAATAAAACCAGCAATCTGGCCCTGTGGTGTAATACCCTGGCTCGGGAACATATAATTGGGATATCTGGGGTTACTGAGATTACTCACTGGGCTGGCACTAAGAGAGGTCGTCTGCGTGGTGGCGTTTCCTCCCGAGGGAGTAGTAGAGCTGGTGTGACTTGAGAGTCCCTCCCAGGACCGAAGCCGGACGTGAATATCTTTAAACCTTGGTCTCCTAGAAGGAATCTCACTCCAGCATTCTGTCATGAGGCTGTACATTCTGGGTGGGCAGTCTTCGGAGCATGGTAATAGCTGTCGTTTTCTCACCATTTCAATCACTTCCTGGTTACTAAATCCATAATATGGCTGGAGTCCAAAACTGAAAATCTCCCATAAGACAACCCCAAAAGACCAGATATCTGAATCAGAAGAGAACTTGCCATACATGATGGCTTCAGGGGGCATCCAGCGAATGGGCAGCAGAGATTTACTCTGCACCCGGTAGTAATCAGCGGAGTATATTTCTCTGGAAAGCCCAAGGTCTGAAATCTTTACATGAAGTTGCTCTCCAATTAAAATATTGCGAGCTGCAAGGTCCTTATGGACAAAGAAATGACTAGACAGGTATTCCATGCCGGCTGCAATCTGAATTGCAATGTGCAGAAAATCTCCATGATCCAGGCTGGATTTTACAGTCCCATCTTCATCACTGCTACAGCCAACATCAGAATGTGGGGATCGCATGATGAGGAACTCATGGAGATCGCCCTGATTCATATACTCGAAAAGCATACACACAGGCTGCTCTTGAGTGACAGCACCTAAAAGACAGACAATATTGGGGTGGTGGAGTTCAGCCATCAGGGAGGCTTCCTGTTGAAATTCTGTCCATTGCTGGGGGTTGTTATAGTCTTTTAAGGTCTTTATAGCAACCAGCTGAGCGTGGTCCATGCCTGGGAGGTAGAGATGGCCCTTATAGATCTTTCCAAAGGCACATTCACCCAATTCTTCCATAAAACGTACAGCAGAAAGTGGCAGCTCCTTAGCCTTGCTCTGTATGAAAGAAAGGAACAGTGTGgtttaaaacatttcttaaggCACTTCCTTGGCATCTGGAAGGAGGGGTGGAACATATAGAGAAAGGTTttataaactaaattaaaattttgtaggtttgtaagttttatttatttatttttataattttatttttttaatggggtgacatcaataaatcagggtacatatgttcaaagaaaacatgtccaggttatcttgtcattcaattatgttgcatacccatcacccaaagttagattgtcctctgtcaccttctatctagttttctttgtgcccttccccttccccctttctctctccctcaaggTTTGTAAGTTTTAAATGGTTGGCTACAATTTAGGAGAGGTGCCACAGGCAATGTTCTGTCCACCACTCCCCACTCTCCCATCTATACTCCTTGCTTCAACAGTGGTTTCCTGCTGTTGCCTAGAGTCTTGCTACTCCAACGTCAGCATCATTGGAGGCTTACTACAAATGAGGGCTCTCGGCCCGCTTCAGACCTACTGAATTTGAATGCGCACCTAATAGATCCCGGGTGATTTCTGTGAACAGGAGAGGGCGAGAAGCACCGCTGCAGACGATACAGCCTTAATTCTTAGCCTGGCACTTGCGTTTTGGATTTGGTCCTCACCTGCCTACCCTTGCTACTCCTCTATGTGATAGCTTCGCTACTGTTAAACAGGGCCCCTCACTGATCACCACACCAAACATTATGCACACTCTTGCCCAACACCTTCGTTCCTGCAGTGCTTGCCTATTCTTAGGATCTTTATCGTGTGAAAAGCCAGAGAAATTAAATCAAAATTCTGACCTTCTGCGGTGCTCATGGTAGATATGAGGAGGTCTGGAATGTGCTCCTCTCTACTTCTcatatccttccttccttcctctgctgCTCTCCTGGACCACTATGGTCTTTGCCTTTTCCGGAGTCCTTCTGGCTTCCTAGTCCGAATGCCACTGCATGCAAGGGGCAGGGTGCGGGCTGGCTACACACACACCTTCTACAGCCAGACAATCAGAGTTTGAATCCTGTGTTCTCTACTTACCAGCTGTGTAGCCCTAGGTACAATATTTAACCACTCGTGCCTCAAttccttcatttataaaataggatGATAACCCTTGCAATACTTAGTTATCTTGTTGTATTCTTGTGAATTTTTAATATGGTAGCACTTGTAAAGTACTCAGCATGATGTCTGGCACGTGGTAAATGCTGTTTAACTTTTACCATTATTACCTTGCTGTTGCTCtctttttatgaacatatttttgtCTTAATTGGATTTCAATATCTTGCCTTTCCCTTCACACCATTGATATTCCTATGGCTTTGCATGTGGGTTGTTTACTGGTTGACCTTTAAACAGACAGAGGAGAGCATGTacctcacaataaaaataaatattaaattgtgAAATTTGATCTTGGCAGCGAGCGCCTACAGTGTCATGTGTTTCtcctgttttttaaaacaattcactTCAAATCCAGGGTGACAGTCTGATTCATTAGGGAAAACGTCATTAAAACAATGCATTTGTACATACACTAATTTAAATATAACCCCTGCGTTTGAAATCCTTGTTgttcagaaaaagaatactgctcTGAGGAACCCAATTGAAGCCGACAACACTGCAAATCCACATGGAATGCAGAGCTCTccatacagagtttaaaacaacagtttagaaaattaagtaaaaaagaacTTCTCTAATCCAAATTCTACTAATTTAGAATTCATAATGATCAGCTCTGTTCTAGGCTGACATTTTCCAGGACAAAAATGCCCGCTAACCTAATTACAAGTGTATATAAACTTGCAGCAAAATACCCAATTAAAAGGACAAAATGGAATTGAGGATTTTGAAGCATTACTTATCCTCTGCAAATAACATTTCTTATTCTAGCTAGTTCTCATTTATTTGTACAAGCAGAGTTTATGGGGTCtgtatatgaaaatatcttacagGAAAGTTACTTCTGCTGAAAGTAATAGTAATGCATTGCTGTGAACATTCAGTAAATGAAAGCCTATTGCTCTGTTTGCTTCATTATAGTATTGTTTGTAATGACAAAGattagaaacaacttaaatgtttaCTTAAAGGAGACATCAGATTAATTATGGTGGAGCTAGTAAACACAATATTATATAGGTATAAGAACAAATGAGGACTCTTTCTATGTATGACAGGGAAGGGCCTCTAGAATTCTATtgctaagttaaaaataaaaagcaaaaaaactcaGGTAATGCTGTATTCTGCTTTTgtgtgagagaaaagaagaactaTATATTCATACTTATTTGCATATGCGTAAAGAAACTCTGAGCGGATGCTGGGACAGGCAGCAGGGGTGACTGAGGTGTACAAAAGCAAGAACtaggaggaggggacagaggtgggAGATTTACGTCAcgctttcttattcttttaaaatgttcaacCAGGCAAATATATTaccaattcaaaaaaataaaaaatttaaaaacatatgacAAATCTTTTCCTCTGACTGAATCGGTAAACATCTCTGTAGTCACAGTTCCacccactctttttctttttgcttatagGGGCTGGATTCTTGTGGATGCTATAGAGTTCCTTTGGGAGAACAGCATGTGGGTGATGGGGAAAGTAAACCAGTGAATCAACCCTATTTTTTTCCCTTGCAGCACTCAGGTGATTTTGCTTTTATGGCAAGAGTAAACCAAGGTAACATTTTCTGCGGGATATTAAGGTTGGAATTTCGATCAGAAATCTCAGTGGTGTAGAGGAATCCAATTCATGTGAAGGTTCCTTGAATGGCATCTTTATCTCAACAGGATCCCCTGGGTTTTGGTGCTAGAGAAGGCAAAGGACTGAATAATATACTTCTTTAGGGAAAATGTGAATTAGGAACTAAATCCAAAGAATAATAGATTACTATAATGAGAAATTAGAACTCCTCTTCTCCCACCTTGCTGAAATTAACCAATAGGCAGAGTGGTATAACTCAAACCATGTAGCTTTGGATTCATACAAATCTGAATTTGCATCTTGGACCTGTGGCTTTTCATGAACAGTTAATACTTAAACAGCACGTACTATGTGCCAGAGACAATTCTAAGCACTGAGCAAATGTTAATTCACTTAATACAACAACCCTGTGGGGTAGGTCCTATGCATTAACTGGTTGACCTTGGGTgagttttttaacttttctgaaccTCTATTTCCATAGTTATGAAGTAATAGAATATCTAACTTCCATAATTAGAGTGGGGACTAGATACAACAGTATATGAAAGCAATTACCACCTATTAAGTACTTTTTAAATCAATCTTATTTTCC
The Saccopteryx bilineata isolate mSacBil1 chromosome 3, mSacBil1_pri_phased_curated, whole genome shotgun sequence DNA segment above includes these coding regions:
- the ROR1 gene encoding inactive tyrosine-protein kinase transmembrane receptor ROR1 is translated as MHRPRRRGARPPLLALLAALLLAARGAAAQETELSVTAELVPTSSWNISSELDKDSYLTLDEPMNNITTSLGQTAELHCKVSGNPPPTIRWFKNDAPVVQEPRRISFRATNYGSRLRIRNLDTTDTGYFQCVATNGKKVVSTTGVLFVKFGPPPTASPGSSDEYEEDGFCQPYRGIACARFIGNRTVYMESLHMQGEIENQITAAFTMIGTSSHLSDKCSQFAIPSLCHYAFPYCDETSSVPKPRDLCRDECEILENVLCQTEYIFARSNPMILMRLKLPNCEDLPQPESPEAANCIRIGIPMADPINKNHRCYNSTGVDYRGTVSVTKSGRQCQPWNSQYPHTHTFTALRFPELNGGHSYCRNPGNQKEAPWCFTLDENFKFDLCDIPACDSKDSKEKNKMEILYILVPSVAIPLAIALLFFFICVCRNNQKSSSPPVQRQPKHVRGQNVEMSMLNAYKPKSKAKELPLSAVRFMEELGECAFGKIYKGHLYLPGMDHAQLVAIKTLKDYNNPQQWTEFQQEASLMAELHHPNIVCLLGAVTQEQPVCMLFEYMNQGDLHEFLIMRSPHSDVGCSSDEDGTVKSSLDHGDFLHIAIQIAAGMEYLSSHFFVHKDLAARNILIGEQLHVKISDLGLSREIYSADYYRVQSKSLLPIRWMPPEAIMYGKFSSDSDIWSFGVVLWEIFSFGLQPYYGFSNQEVIEMVRKRQLLPCSEDCPPRMYSLMTECWSEIPSRRPRFKDIHVRLRSWEGLSSHTSSTTPSGGNATTQTTSLSASPVSNLSNPRYPNYMFPSQGITPQGQIAGFIGPPIPQNQRFIPINGYPIPPGYAAFPAAHYQPTGPPRVIQHCPPPKSRSPSSASGSTSTGHVTSLPSSGSNQEANIPLLPHMSIPNHPGGMGITVFGNKSQKPYKTDSKQPSLLGDSNIHGHTESMISAEL